A portion of the Streptomyces sp. NBC_00376 genome contains these proteins:
- a CDS encoding helicase HerA-like domain-containing protein encodes MSDSENTAESAGVLPEPAREIAAGYAVSGASLDLGALLWDGTCLPDAQIRIPLAMLNRHGLVAGATGTGKTKTLQLIAEQLSAGGVPVFLADIKGDVSGIAAPGAPGDRVTERAGQVGQVWEAEGFPCEFYALGGIGPGIPLRATVTSFGPVLLSKVLELNRTQEQSLGLIFHYADAKGLELIDLKDLRAVVAFLVSDTGKAELKGIGGLSTATAGVILRSVTAFEQQGAGDFFGEPEFDTAELLRRAPDGRGLVSVLEPAAVQDKPQLFSTFLMWLLADLFHDLPEVGDLEKPKLVFFFDEAHLLFDGASKAFLESITRTVRLIRSKGVGIFFVTQTPRDVPAEVLAQLGNRVQHALRAFTPDDAKALRSTVKTFPHSQYDLEELLTRLGIGEAVITVLSENGAPTPVAATRLRAPRSLMGPWPAAELEAAVKGSSLYGRYAQAVDRESAYEKLSAGQEAEAEAAGAADRAAVEGAVRGEGARGAGKAAEEDASLVEQVVASGMFRSLARTVGTQLGREISRSLFGTARRRR; translated from the coding sequence ATGAGTGACAGCGAGAACACGGCCGAAAGCGCCGGTGTGCTGCCGGAGCCGGCCCGGGAGATCGCCGCCGGGTACGCCGTTTCCGGGGCTTCCCTCGATCTGGGCGCTCTGCTCTGGGACGGAACCTGCCTGCCGGACGCGCAGATCCGGATCCCGCTGGCGATGCTCAACCGGCACGGACTGGTCGCGGGCGCCACCGGAACCGGAAAGACCAAGACGCTCCAGCTGATCGCCGAGCAGCTCTCTGCGGGCGGTGTCCCCGTCTTCCTCGCCGACATCAAGGGCGACGTCTCGGGCATCGCAGCCCCCGGCGCCCCGGGCGACCGGGTCACCGAACGGGCCGGGCAGGTGGGGCAGGTGTGGGAGGCCGAGGGCTTCCCGTGCGAGTTCTACGCACTCGGCGGCATCGGCCCCGGCATCCCGCTGCGCGCGACGGTCACCAGCTTCGGCCCCGTACTCCTGTCCAAGGTGCTGGAGCTCAACCGGACACAGGAGCAGTCGCTCGGCCTGATCTTCCATTACGCCGACGCCAAGGGCCTGGAGTTGATCGATCTCAAGGACCTGCGGGCCGTGGTCGCCTTCCTCGTCTCGGACACCGGAAAGGCCGAGCTCAAGGGGATCGGGGGCCTGTCCACGGCCACCGCCGGGGTGATCCTGCGGTCGGTCACCGCCTTCGAGCAGCAGGGCGCGGGCGACTTCTTCGGTGAACCGGAGTTCGACACCGCCGAGTTGCTGCGCCGGGCGCCGGACGGGCGCGGGCTCGTCTCCGTACTGGAGCCGGCGGCGGTGCAGGACAAGCCCCAGCTCTTCTCCACCTTCCTGATGTGGCTGCTCGCCGACCTCTTCCACGACCTGCCGGAGGTCGGCGACCTCGAAAAGCCGAAGCTCGTCTTCTTCTTCGACGAGGCACACCTGCTCTTCGACGGGGCCTCGAAGGCGTTCCTGGAGTCGATCACCCGGACGGTGCGGCTGATCCGGTCCAAGGGCGTCGGCATCTTCTTCGTCACGCAGACGCCCCGCGACGTTCCGGCGGAGGTGCTGGCGCAGCTCGGGAACCGGGTGCAGCACGCGCTGCGCGCTTTTACCCCGGACGATGCGAAGGCGCTGCGGTCGACGGTGAAGACATTCCCTCATTCGCAGTACGACCTGGAGGAGTTGTTGACGCGGCTGGGCATCGGTGAGGCCGTGATCACGGTGCTGAGCGAGAACGGTGCGCCGACGCCGGTCGCCGCGACCCGGCTGCGGGCGCCGCGGTCGCTGATGGGGCCGTGGCCGGCGGCGGAGCTCGAAGCTGCCGTGAAGGGGTCGTCGTTGTACGGGCGTTATGCGCAGGCGGTGGACCGGGAGTCGGCGTACGAGAAGCTGAGCGCCGGTCAGGAGGCCGAGGCGGAGGCGGCCGGGGCCGCGGACCGGGCCGCTGTGGAGGGGGCGGTCCGCGGTGAGGGGGCGCGCGGGGCCGGGAAGGCGGCCGAGGAGGATGCCTCGCTGGTCGAGCAGGTGGTGGCGAGCGGGATGTTCCGGTCGCTGGCCAGGACCGTCGGTACGCAGCTGGGCCGGGAGATCTCGCGGTCCCTCTTCGGCACGGCCCGCCGCAGGCGGTAG
- a CDS encoding type II toxin-antitoxin system VapB family antitoxin produces MIFKRIGNGRPYPDHGRESTRQWADVAPRPVRLDQLVTTKGNLDLETLLAEDSTFYGDLFAHVVKWQGDLYLEDGLHRAVRAALQQRQVLHARVLELG; encoded by the coding sequence GTGATCTTCAAGCGCATCGGAAATGGGCGGCCTTATCCCGACCACGGCCGGGAAAGCACCCGGCAGTGGGCGGATGTCGCGCCGCGCCCGGTCCGCCTCGATCAGCTGGTGACCACCAAGGGCAACCTGGACCTCGAAACCCTCCTCGCCGAGGATTCGACGTTCTACGGTGACCTGTTCGCGCACGTCGTGAAGTGGCAGGGCGACCTCTATCTGGAGGACGGACTGCACCGCGCGGTCCGCGCCGCGCTTCAGCAGCGCCAGGTACTCCACGCCCGCGTGCTCGAACTCGGCTGA
- a CDS encoding LytR C-terminal domain-containing protein codes for MGGKYRITGDKYPRMRRPRRRGKLILAATASVVALGLAGWGTMQLIDVFTGGDRKASAADHKTDCPTARPSAPAKALPKPAKITVNVYNATPRSGLAKKAAEELKKRGFTIGKVGNAPAAYDKKVPGPGVLLGAPSATNGPFPVLGTQLVGATPKTDARRTADVDLILGTKFKTFNTPQSAAAALAALTKPAPAPSSC; via the coding sequence ATGGGCGGAAAGTACCGCATCACGGGCGACAAGTACCCGCGGATGCGCCGCCCCCGGCGTCGCGGCAAACTGATCCTCGCTGCCACCGCCTCCGTGGTCGCCCTCGGGCTGGCCGGATGGGGCACGATGCAGCTCATCGACGTCTTCACCGGCGGCGACCGGAAGGCCAGCGCCGCCGACCACAAGACGGACTGCCCCACCGCCAGACCGTCCGCACCCGCGAAGGCGCTGCCGAAGCCCGCGAAGATCACCGTCAACGTCTACAACGCGACACCGCGCAGCGGGCTCGCCAAGAAGGCGGCCGAAGAGCTGAAGAAGCGCGGCTTCACCATCGGCAAGGTGGGCAACGCCCCGGCCGCGTACGACAAGAAGGTCCCGGGCCCCGGGGTGCTGCTGGGCGCCCCCTCGGCCACGAACGGCCCGTTCCCGGTCCTCGGCACGCAACTGGTGGGCGCCACGCCGAAGACCGACGCCCGCAGGACGGCGGACGTCGATCTGATTCTCGGTACGAAGTTCAAGACGTTCAACACGCCCCAGTCGGCGGCCGCGGCCCTCGCCGCCCTGACGAAGCCGGCCCCCGCACCGTCGTCCTGCTGA
- the upp gene encoding uracil phosphoribosyltransferase: MRIHVVDHPLVAHKLTTLRDKRTDSPTFRRLADELVTLLAYEATRDVRTEQVDIETPVTPTTGVKLSHPRPLVVPILRAGLGMLDGMVRLLPTAEVGFLGMIRNEETLQAETYATRMPEDLSGRQVYVLDPMLATGGTLVAAIQELIKRGADDVTAVVLLAAPEGVEVMERELAGTPVTVVTASVDERLNENGYIVPGLGDAGDRMYGTAD; the protein is encoded by the coding sequence ATGCGGATCCACGTCGTCGACCACCCACTGGTCGCGCACAAGCTCACCACCCTGCGCGACAAGCGCACCGACTCCCCGACTTTCCGGCGGCTCGCCGACGAGCTGGTCACCCTGCTCGCCTACGAGGCAACCCGGGACGTGCGCACCGAACAGGTCGACATCGAGACCCCGGTCACACCGACGACCGGTGTGAAGCTGTCGCACCCGCGGCCGCTGGTCGTGCCGATCCTGCGGGCCGGCCTCGGCATGCTCGACGGCATGGTGCGGCTGCTGCCGACCGCCGAGGTGGGCTTCCTGGGCATGATCCGCAATGAGGAGACGCTCCAGGCGGAGACGTACGCCACCCGGATGCCGGAGGACCTCTCGGGCCGCCAGGTGTACGTCCTGGACCCGATGCTGGCCACCGGCGGCACGCTGGTCGCGGCCATCCAGGAGCTGATCAAGCGCGGCGCCGACGACGTCACCGCGGTCGTGCTGCTCGCCGCGCCCGAGGGCGTCGAGGTGATGGAGCGCGAGCTGGCCGGTACGCCGGTGACCGTGGTCACCGCCTCGGTCGACGAGCGGCTCAACGAGAACGGCTACATCGTCCCCGGCCTCGGCGACGCGGGCGACCGGATGTACGGCACGGCCGACTAG
- a CDS encoding tRNA adenosine deaminase-associated protein: MYFAALLARTEDGWEASDTELDDVETLSDLTDLAREASVDEDTVLVFIEQEDAWFGVVRVDGEDDPRIFVSDATAAARSSYGEILLTDELLGREPGAEDTIAALEELVGLDDPEDGDPDTTPDNNDTDTDDTDNDDTDNDNDDDGFDADAVPAGPLGDTRILADLGLPEAELLMLRTDAMVEIADALGAAEVLETVR; this comes from the coding sequence GTGTACTTCGCCGCACTGCTCGCGCGCACCGAAGACGGGTGGGAAGCGAGCGACACGGAGCTCGACGATGTGGAGACCCTGTCCGACCTGACGGATCTGGCCCGTGAGGCCTCGGTGGACGAGGACACGGTGCTCGTCTTCATCGAACAGGAGGACGCCTGGTTCGGCGTCGTCCGGGTGGACGGCGAGGACGATCCCCGGATCTTCGTCTCCGACGCCACCGCCGCCGCACGCTCCTCGTACGGGGAGATCCTGCTCACCGACGAACTGCTCGGCCGCGAACCCGGGGCCGAGGACACGATCGCCGCCCTCGAAGAGCTCGTCGGCCTCGACGACCCGGAGGACGGTGACCCGGACACCACCCCCGACAACAACGACACCGACACCGACGACACCGACAACGACGACACCGACAACGACAACGATGACGACGGCTTCGACGCCGACGCCGTACCGGCGGGCCCGCTCGGCGACACCCGGATCCTGGCCGACCTCGGACTCCCCGAGGCGGAACTGCTGATGCTGCGCACGGACGCCATGGTGGAGATCGCGGACGCGCTGGGCGCGGCCGAGGTCCTGGAGACCGTCCGTTAG
- the tadA gene encoding tRNA adenosine(34) deaminase TadA: MRRALAEAELAAAAGDVPVGAVVLGPDGALLATGHNEREATGDPTAHAEVLAVRRAAAALGQWRLTGCTLVVTLEPCTMCAGALVQSRVDRVVYGARDEKAGAAGSLWDVVRDRRLNHRPEVIHGVLEQECASLLTSFFRTP; the protein is encoded by the coding sequence ATGCGCCGCGCCCTGGCCGAGGCCGAGCTGGCGGCGGCGGCCGGCGATGTGCCGGTCGGCGCCGTCGTGCTCGGCCCGGACGGCGCACTGCTCGCCACGGGCCACAACGAACGCGAGGCCACCGGCGACCCGACCGCCCACGCCGAGGTCCTCGCCGTCCGCAGGGCAGCGGCTGCCCTCGGACAGTGGCGCCTGACCGGCTGCACCCTGGTCGTCACCCTGGAGCCCTGCACGATGTGCGCGGGCGCCCTGGTCCAGTCCCGCGTGGACCGGGTCGTCTACGGAGCCCGCGACGAGAAGGCGGGCGCGGCGGGCTCCCTCTGGGACGTCGTACGCGACCGCCGCCTCAACCACCGCCCCGAGGTCATCCACGGCGTCCTGGAGCAGGAGTGCGCGAGCCTCCTGACGTCCTTCTTCCGCACCCCCTGA
- a CDS encoding Dabb family protein: MIRHLVLFKLNDGVERDDPRVVAGVKAFQELEGQIPELAFWECAWNITDRPIAYDFAINSAVADQDALKRYIEHPAHQAAAGQWREFATWVIADYPF, encoded by the coding sequence GTGATCCGCCATCTGGTCCTGTTCAAGCTGAACGACGGCGTCGAGCGGGACGACCCGCGGGTCGTCGCCGGGGTGAAGGCCTTCCAGGAGCTGGAGGGGCAGATCCCCGAGCTCGCGTTCTGGGAGTGCGCCTGGAACATCACCGACCGGCCGATCGCGTACGACTTCGCCATCAACTCCGCGGTCGCCGACCAGGACGCCCTGAAGCGGTACATCGAGCATCCCGCGCATCAGGCCGCCGCCGGGCAGTGGCGCGAGTTCGCCACCTGGGTGATCGCCGACTACCCGTTCTGA
- a CDS encoding RNA polymerase sigma factor SigF — protein MPASTAPQVPPQSVQTEAPDSTTTPARTRGADTRALTQVLFGQLKDLEPGTPEHGRVRAALIEANLPLVRYAAARFRSRNEPMEDVVQVGTIGLINAIDRFDPERGVQFPTFAMPTVVGEIKRYFRDNVRTVHVPRRLHELWVQVTGATEDLTTAHGRSPTTAEIAERLRISEDEVLACIEAGRSYHATSLEAAQEGDGLPGLLDRLGYEDPALAGVEHRDLVRHLLVQLPEREQRILLLRYYSNLTQSQISAELGVSQMHVSRLLARSFARLRSANRIEA, from the coding sequence GTGCCGGCCAGTACAGCGCCTCAAGTGCCTCCCCAGTCCGTCCAGACCGAGGCGCCCGACAGTACGACGACGCCCGCCAGGACCCGCGGCGCGGACACCCGGGCGCTCACCCAGGTGCTCTTCGGCCAGCTCAAGGACCTGGAGCCGGGAACCCCGGAGCACGGCCGGGTGCGGGCGGCCCTCATCGAGGCGAACCTCCCGCTGGTCCGGTACGCCGCGGCGCGGTTCCGCAGCCGCAACGAGCCGATGGAGGACGTCGTCCAGGTCGGCACGATCGGCCTGATCAACGCCATCGACCGGTTCGACCCCGAACGCGGCGTCCAGTTCCCGACGTTCGCGATGCCGACCGTCGTCGGTGAGATCAAGCGGTACTTCCGGGACAACGTACGGACCGTCCACGTCCCCCGGCGCCTGCACGAGCTGTGGGTCCAGGTCACCGGCGCCACCGAGGACCTGACGACCGCTCACGGCCGCTCGCCCACCACCGCGGAGATCGCCGAGCGGCTGAGGATCTCCGAGGACGAGGTGCTCGCCTGCATCGAGGCCGGCCGCTCCTACCACGCGACATCGCTGGAGGCCGCCCAGGAGGGCGACGGGCTGCCCGGGCTGCTGGACCGGCTCGGCTACGAGGACCCGGCGCTCGCCGGGGTCGAGCACCGCGACCTCGTCCGGCATCTGCTCGTACAGCTGCCCGAGCGCGAACAGCGCATCCTTCTGCTGCGCTACTACAGCAATCTGACGCAGTCCCAGATCAGTGCCGAACTGGGTGTCTCCCAGATGCATGTGTCAAGACTGTTGGCCCGAAGCTTCGCCCGACTTCGATCCGCAAACAGGATCGAGGCCTAA
- a CDS encoding RNA polymerase sigma factor SigF: MSAEQGSSKVLTLTKSEPAPVVLTSSPEAIDTRTLSRSLFLRLAALGPAPGPDGTDSPERAYVRDTLIELNLPLVRYAAARFRSRNEPMEDIVQVGTIGLIKAIDRFDCERGVEFPTFAMPTVVGEIKRFFRDTSWSVRVPRRLQELRLALTKTSDELAQKLDRSPTVPELAKALGVSEEDVVDGLAVGNAYTASSLDSPSPEDDGGEGSLVDRLGYEDSALEGVEYRESLKPLLAKLPPRERQIIMLRFFANMTQSQIGEEVGISQMHVSRLLTRTLAQLREGLIAD, from the coding sequence ATGTCCGCAGAACAGGGCAGCTCGAAGGTGCTCACGCTCACGAAGAGCGAACCCGCACCCGTTGTGCTCACCAGCTCGCCGGAAGCCATCGACACCCGCACTCTGTCCCGCTCCCTGTTCCTGCGGCTCGCCGCGCTGGGGCCCGCACCCGGCCCGGATGGAACGGACAGCCCGGAGCGTGCCTACGTACGGGACACACTCATCGAGCTCAACCTCCCGCTGGTGCGGTACGCCGCGGCGCGGTTCCGCAGCCGCAACGAACCGATGGAGGACATCGTCCAGGTCGGCACGATCGGCCTGATCAAGGCGATCGACCGGTTCGACTGCGAGCGGGGCGTGGAGTTCCCGACGTTCGCGATGCCGACCGTCGTCGGGGAGATCAAGCGGTTCTTCCGCGACACCTCGTGGTCGGTGCGCGTCCCGCGCCGGCTCCAGGAGCTGCGGCTCGCGCTGACCAAGACCAGCGACGAGCTCGCGCAGAAGCTCGACCGCTCGCCGACCGTGCCCGAGCTGGCCAAGGCGCTCGGGGTCTCCGAGGAGGACGTGGTCGACGGGCTGGCCGTCGGCAACGCGTACACCGCCTCCTCGCTGGACTCGCCCTCGCCCGAGGACGACGGCGGCGAGGGCTCCCTCGTGGACCGGCTCGGCTACGAGGACTCGGCCCTGGAAGGCGTCGAGTACCGCGAATCGCTCAAGCCGCTGCTGGCCAAGCTCCCGCCGCGCGAGCGCCAGATCATCATGCTGCGGTTCTTCGCCAACATGACCCAGTCCCAGATCGGCGAGGAGGTCGGCATCTCGCAGATGCACGTCTCGCGCCTGCTGACCCGTACGCTCGCCCAGCTCAGGGAAGGACTCATCGCCGACTGA